Sequence from the [Bacteroides] pectinophilus genome:
TTACCTGATTAATAATCCTTCCGGGCGTATTCTCTTCATACTCATACATATAATACGGGAATACAATAACTGCACTCTTATTATTATCATAATTAATCGTAATCCTGAGTTCCTGATTAAGCTCTTCCATGAGTGCCTTCAGGCATTTCATGTTTCCCTTCACGCGGGTTATCTCCGCCTTATATACCATCGCACAGTTTTTGAATGCCCCGTCACCCATATCGGTTATACCGTCATAAAGCTTTATCATACGGAGACTTCTGCAGTTATAAAATGCATGCGCACCTATAGCTGCAAGCTCTTTTGGTAATGACACACTTACAAGCTCTCTGTGCTCACTGAAAGCATATTTTGCAATCCCGGTTACCGGAGCGTCATCTATCATATCAGGAATTATACACTCTGCCACATCATCCACTCTGTAACCCATAATAGTGCAGGTGCCGTCTTTTATCTCATATTTAAAAATATCATTCATATCAATCTCCACTTCCAGACGCAAAGTGTCTGAGAAATTACAATCTGAACATCAGATTTTATTATACACTTATTCTGTCTGATGGAGCAATAGATTACAGGTCTCTTTTGCCATAAAAATGAATCGAAAGCAGCACTGATATTGTTACAAGGACAGCCGACAGCACAATCACACATGCAGCAATACCTGTATATGGTGTAATATCCGATACTGTAATACTAACGTCTAATTCATCCTTGATTGACAGGAAAATGCCGCTCACTCCGGAAATAACCATTATAGCCAGCATATACAGTACTCTTCCCTTTTCCATGCCAAATCTGAACAATACCGGATATAACAATGCAACCATAAATCCCCATGATGACCACAGAATAAGTGACATTGACAGCATATGTGCTGATACTCCTGTTCCACTGCATACATCTGCTATCGTCTGCCCAGCCAGATATAAAATCCATACAATAAGCATCGCAATAAATGAAAGAATATATTTACTCAGAACAACCTGTGTCCTGCTTACAGGAAGTGAGTCTGCATATGTATCCCAGTGTCCTCTCTCATCGTATGACATAGTGTTGATTGAAATCATTGCTGAATATAATGCAGTCAGCATAAGAAAAGCATAAGACCCATTCATTATACCTATTGCAATAAACAAGGCACTTATTAATATTATGCTTGTTCCGTAACCCTTAACCAAATATAAATCTTTAATAAGAAGTCCCTTCATTATCTGCCAACCTCCTTACTGTTATCAATTCCTCTTGCTATATATACAATAATATCATCAAGGCTCACCGGGCTTATGTCAAATGTATCCGGCACCTTTGACCTTACGACAAGTGCTTCCGCTCCATAATCAGATGATTTGCTTCCGGCAACCGCACCGTCTTCAAGTTCTGCAAGCACATCATCCGTGCAGTGCAGGATTCCGTATTTATCAAGGATTGCATCTTTCGTATCACACATAACAATTCTTCCTTCATGTATAAATGCAATATAGTCGCATATTTTCTCCAGGTCGCTTGTGATATGTGACGATATAAGTATCGAATGATTCTCGTCTCTTGTAAATTCATTGAACTCATCAAGAAGCTGATCTCTTACAACCGGGTCCAGTCCGCTTGTTGCTTCATCAAGCAGGAGCAGTTTCGCATTGTGCGACATTGCTACAGCGATTGACAATTTCATCTTCATTCCTCTTGAATATTCCTTGTACTTTTTCTTACTGTCAAGTCCGAATTTTTCAAGGTATCTGTTATAGCATGCACTATCCCAGTTAATGTAAATAGATTTCATGACATTGCCAATCATACCTGCCGTCATTATCTCCGGAAATGAATCTTCTGCAAGCACAGTTCCGATATCCTGTCTGAATCTGTCATCTGTTTTATTCTGTGATGCAGCATCAATATCATGTCCTAATACTTCAATACTTCCGCTGTCAAACTTAACACTCCCTGTTATTGCCTTAATAAGCGTTGTCTTTCCTGCACCATTCTCTCCGACAAGTCCAAGCACACAGCCTTGCGGCAGGTCTAATGATACATTATCCAGTGACGGCCTGCTGCTCTTTTTATATCTCTTGCCCAGATTACTTACTTTTATTGCTTCCATTCCATCCCCCAATTC
This genomic interval carries:
- a CDS encoding leucine-rich repeat domain-containing protein — its product is MNDIFKYEIKDGTCTIMGYRVDDVAECIIPDMIDDAPVTGIAKYAFSEHRELVSVSLPKELAAIGAHAFYNCRSLRMIKLYDGITDMGDGAFKNCAMVYKAEITRVKGNMKCLKALMEELNQELRITINYDNNKSAVIVFPYYMYEYEENTPGRIINQVTIGSGVHYRECIGGSDINYVQYDRIFNVEKNIDVNESAWKVAYWRLRYPYMLSEESYDMYKTYVHSALEDIAKSMMRAEDYEDLTALLDIAVSERKEVSAIVETARDLGMIKAVGVLLEYEKGRWQQSRKKYEF
- a CDS encoding ABC-2 transporter permease; the protein is MKGLLIKDLYLVKGYGTSIILISALFIAIGIMNGSYAFLMLTALYSAMISINTMSYDERGHWDTYADSLPVSRTQVVLSKYILSFIAMLIVWILYLAGQTIADVCSGTGVSAHMLSMSLILWSSWGFMVALLYPVLFRFGMEKGRVLYMLAIMVISGVSGIFLSIKDELDVSITVSDITPYTGIAACVIVLSAVLVTISVLLSIHFYGKRDL
- a CDS encoding ABC transporter ATP-binding protein, giving the protein MEAIKVSNLGKRYKKSSRPSLDNVSLDLPQGCVLGLVGENGAGKTTLIKAITGSVKFDSGSIEVLGHDIDAASQNKTDDRFRQDIGTVLAEDSFPEIMTAGMIGNVMKSIYINWDSACYNRYLEKFGLDSKKKYKEYSRGMKMKLSIAVAMSHNAKLLLLDEATSGLDPVVRDQLLDEFNEFTRDENHSILISSHITSDLEKICDYIAFIHEGRIVMCDTKDAILDKYGILHCTDDVLAELEDGAVAGSKSSDYGAEALVVRSKVPDTFDISPVSLDDIIVYIARGIDNSKEVGR